One region of Caldimonas thermodepolymerans genomic DNA includes:
- a CDS encoding HIT family protein codes for MSVASPLATRPDCELCRSPGGRLILQTAAWRVVRVDDEDFPAFYRVIWQAHVAEWTDLDEGGQQQCMRAVSAIERVLRARLAPAKVNLATLGNVVPHLHWHVIARFDWDSHYPNPIWGNRLREVPGGARAALACPLETLDEAVRTALQALPAG; via the coding sequence ATGTCCGTCGCTTCCCCTCTTGCCACGCGTCCCGATTGTGAACTGTGCCGGTCCCCCGGCGGGCGGCTGATCCTGCAGACCGCCGCCTGGCGCGTCGTGCGGGTCGACGACGAGGACTTCCCGGCCTTCTACCGCGTCATCTGGCAGGCCCATGTCGCCGAATGGACCGACCTGGACGAAGGCGGGCAGCAGCAGTGCATGCGTGCCGTCTCGGCGATCGAGCGGGTTCTGCGTGCGCGGCTCGCGCCGGCCAAGGTCAACCTGGCGACGCTCGGCAACGTCGTGCCGCACCTGCACTGGCACGTGATCGCCCGCTTCGACTGGGACAGCCACTACCCGAACCCGATCTGGGGCAACCGCCTGCGCGAGGTGCCCGGCGGCGCGCGTGCGGCCCTGGCCTGCCCCCTGGAAACCCTCGACGAGGCGGTGCGCACGGCCCTGCAGGCGCTGCCGGCAGGCTGA
- a CDS encoding filamentous hemagglutinin N-terminal domain-containing protein produces the protein MSFSTVPRVDVPSAAASRPVRQARRGTAPVPPAARRGFPVRPLAAALALGFAVPAAHALPQGAQVVRGSAQISQQGSHLQVTNTPGAVIHWQSFGIGAGQSVYFQQQNARSAVLNRVVGGSPSEILGTLGSNGRVFLINGAGIVFGKGAVIDTAGFTASTLNISDADWKAGRVRLQAEGVPGGIAITDVVQVHGDVYLVAPQITNTGAVKVENGHAVLAAGQSVAITGRGLEGIQLEVVNPGDQVLNLGSIEAGAVGLFAGTLKHSGAVQANALETVDGKVWLKAHDGVEVSGQATARQGSLGGEIVVTGADTRVTASARLDASGARGGGAVYVGGGWQGQDPAIDNARTTRVEQGAQVRADAIEVGDGGTVVVWSDGQTSTLGHLSARGGAQGGNGGRVETSGKTLVRSGLPDVGAPQGRGGTWLLDPDQVLILPGSGSFNFSGQMDADDPGPTQIYQEEIESFSGVDIRIEARQGITASGWGSGSQLIISEGSSLTLRTTDASCPTTVACGIDLATSGPDQIVALSGSTSTSAGTITILAGVQNPAVPGQQSAQVRVNDIVTYGGDVTIRAAGNITVNSIETSGDNEFFNPALFNAGNVTVASENGAVDLGAVVAAGARADTPGRGGDILIEGRQQADGTPAVRIREGVASIGGDGDMDGNGADGGNIEVVLKGATNGDAGVLHLEDNGLFLPDYFPNYNRGGLHSIGGSAFEANPGAGDGGNGGNVTVRGADAGTDIRIVMEDRATITSRGGWPAVGSGSSGNAGSISIEGRNVTLDGGVYVGLRSDQPGADFAVGEGSDVSVQAGGDLTLTGDVELAAETLSLTAGGDIAGMAGAATPQLRSEVLALQAGGNITATMDTDVLLAASDSSGRTVRLTNTGSGTLSVWSGLNPGGDFVLDTAGVLEVRATSDGSRIQARNVTLTAQGGIGVIGQAANPQQPMAVTPGPAGSAAIVASNNLTLNANGPLWLIGGSTAAHVAGEHVAINATSLSLTGGTGNNAYAAIQYGSDLALGLPGGATLSFSPGSGANADAVIYTTASRPSFVAIDPSWICTPDCAPDFRHSTGGPLGDGVANRGLTQGLPAEETQADIPVIQVLVQLQRILESERFGEVALEAENVCR, from the coding sequence ATGTCCTTTTCCACCGTGCCGCGGGTCGACGTCCCGTCCGCGGCGGCGTCCCGTCCCGTCCGCCAGGCGCGACGTGGCACGGCCCCCGTTCCACCCGCCGCCCGCCGGGGCTTCCCGGTCCGGCCGCTGGCCGCGGCGCTGGCGCTGGGCTTCGCGGTGCCGGCCGCCCACGCGCTGCCCCAGGGCGCCCAGGTCGTGCGCGGTTCGGCGCAGATCAGCCAGCAGGGCTCGCACCTGCAGGTGACCAACACCCCGGGGGCGGTGATCCACTGGCAGAGCTTCGGCATCGGCGCCGGGCAAAGCGTCTACTTCCAGCAGCAGAACGCCAGGAGCGCGGTGCTCAACCGTGTCGTCGGCGGCAGCCCGAGCGAGATACTCGGCACGCTGGGCTCCAACGGCCGCGTGTTCCTGATCAACGGTGCGGGCATCGTGTTCGGCAAGGGCGCGGTCATCGACACGGCGGGCTTCACCGCCTCGACGCTCAACATCAGCGATGCCGACTGGAAGGCCGGCCGGGTGCGACTGCAGGCCGAGGGGGTGCCCGGGGGCATCGCGATCACCGATGTCGTGCAGGTGCACGGCGACGTCTACCTGGTGGCGCCGCAGATCACCAACACCGGCGCGGTGAAGGTCGAGAACGGCCACGCCGTGCTGGCGGCCGGCCAGTCGGTCGCGATCACCGGCCGCGGCCTGGAGGGCATCCAGCTCGAAGTGGTCAACCCGGGCGACCAGGTGCTGAACCTCGGCTCGATCGAGGCCGGCGCGGTCGGCCTGTTCGCCGGCACGCTCAAGCACAGCGGTGCGGTGCAGGCCAACGCCCTCGAGACGGTCGACGGCAAGGTGTGGCTCAAGGCGCACGACGGCGTCGAGGTCTCCGGCCAGGCCACGGCGCGGCAGGGCAGCCTGGGCGGCGAGATCGTCGTCACCGGTGCCGACACCCGCGTCACGGCCTCGGCGCGGCTGGATGCCTCCGGCGCCCGTGGCGGCGGCGCGGTCTACGTGGGCGGCGGCTGGCAGGGGCAGGATCCGGCCATCGACAACGCCCGGACCACGCGGGTCGAGCAGGGGGCGCAGGTCCGCGCCGACGCGATCGAAGTCGGCGACGGCGGCACCGTGGTGGTGTGGTCGGACGGCCAGACCAGCACCCTCGGCCACCTCAGCGCCCGCGGCGGCGCGCAGGGCGGCAACGGCGGCCGGGTCGAGACCTCGGGCAAGACGCTGGTGCGCAGCGGCCTGCCCGACGTCGGCGCGCCGCAGGGGCGCGGCGGCACCTGGCTGCTCGACCCGGACCAGGTCCTGATCCTGCCCGGCTCCGGCAGCTTCAACTTCAGCGGCCAGATGGACGCGGACGACCCCGGGCCCACCCAGATCTACCAGGAGGAAATTGAGAGCTTCTCCGGGGTGGACATCCGCATCGAGGCACGGCAGGGCATCACGGCTTCGGGTTGGGGTTCCGGCAGCCAGCTGATCATCAGCGAGGGCTCGTCGCTGACCCTGCGCACGACCGATGCCAGCTGCCCGACCACGGTGGCCTGCGGCATCGACCTGGCGACGAGCGGTCCCGACCAGATCGTGGCTTTGTCGGGCAGCACGAGCACCTCTGCTGGCACGATCACGATCCTCGCCGGGGTGCAGAACCCGGCCGTGCCGGGCCAGCAATCCGCCCAGGTCCGGGTGAACGACATCGTCACCTACGGTGGCGACGTGACGATCCGCGCGGCCGGTAACATCACCGTCAACAGCATCGAGACCAGCGGAGACAACGAATTTTTCAATCCCGCCCTGTTCAATGCCGGCAACGTGACGGTGGCGAGCGAGAACGGTGCGGTCGACCTGGGGGCGGTGGTCGCGGCGGGCGCGCGTGCCGACACGCCGGGCCGGGGCGGCGACATCCTGATCGAGGGCCGCCAGCAGGCCGACGGCACGCCCGCGGTGCGCATCCGGGAGGGCGTGGCGAGCATCGGTGGCGATGGCGACATGGACGGCAACGGGGCCGACGGGGGGAACATCGAGGTGGTCCTGAAGGGGGCGACCAACGGCGACGCGGGGGTGCTCCACCTGGAGGACAACGGCCTGTTCCTGCCGGATTACTTCCCGAACTACAACCGCGGCGGGCTGCACTCCATCGGCGGCAGCGCCTTCGAGGCCAATCCCGGCGCCGGCGATGGCGGCAACGGGGGCAACGTCACCGTGCGCGGGGCCGATGCCGGCACCGACATCCGCATCGTGATGGAGGACCGCGCGACGATCACCTCGCGGGGGGGCTGGCCGGCGGTCGGCTCCGGGTCCAGCGGCAACGCCGGGAGCATTTCGATCGAGGGCCGCAATGTCACCCTGGACGGAGGCGTTTACGTCGGGCTGCGCAGCGACCAACCCGGGGCCGACTTCGCGGTCGGCGAGGGCAGCGACGTCAGCGTCCAGGCCGGCGGCGACCTGACGCTGACCGGCGACGTGGAGCTCGCGGCCGAGACCCTCTCCCTGACCGCCGGCGGTGACATTGCCGGCATGGCGGGGGCCGCCACGCCCCAGCTGAGGAGCGAGGTCCTGGCGCTGCAGGCCGGAGGGAACATCACCGCCACGATGGACACCGACGTGCTGCTGGCCGCCAGCGACTCCAGCGGCAGGACCGTGCGGCTCACGAACACCGGCTCGGGCACGCTGTCGGTCTGGAGCGGTCTCAACCCGGGCGGCGACTTCGTGCTGGACACGGCCGGTGTGTTGGAGGTGCGGGCCACTTCCGACGGTTCCCGCATCCAGGCACGCAACGTCACGCTGACCGCCCAGGGTGGCATCGGCGTCATCGGGCAGGCCGCAAACCCGCAGCAGCCGATGGCGGTGACGCCCGGGCCTGCCGGCAGCGCCGCCATCGTGGCCAGCAACAACCTCACGCTCAATGCCAACGGTCCGCTGTGGCTCATCGGCGGCTCGACCGCCGCCCACGTGGCGGGCGAGCATGTCGCGATCAACGCGACCTCGCTGTCGCTGACCGGCGGCACCGGCAACAACGCCTATGCGGCCATCCAGTACGGCTCCGACCTCGCGCTGGGGCTGCCCGGCGGCGCCACCCTCAGTTTCTCGCCTGGCAGCGGCGCCAATGCCGACGCGGTGATCTACACCACCGCCTCGCGGCCGAGCTTCGTGGCGATCGATCCGAGCTGGATCTGCACCCCGGACTGCGCGCCCGACTTCCGGCACAGCACCGGCGGCCCGCTCGGCGACGGCGTGGCCAACCGTGGCCTGACGCAGGGGCTGCCGGCCGAGGAGACGCAGGCCGACATCCCGGTGATCCAGGTGCTGGTGCAGCTGCAGCGGATCCTCGAGTCCGAGCGTTTCGGCGAGGTTGCCTTGGAGGCTGAAAATGTCTGTCGTTGA
- a CDS encoding FecR family protein, with protein sequence MSVVELRSEADRHKARRLWGWLAALALALLALPALAQQPVGQVDFVRGVGFAQLPGQVPRTLGKGLPLHEGDRITTAASSFAIVRLDDGTRMTLRPNSDLVLRTYRYRENASDNSLVMQLFRGGFRAITGLINKNAPNAAQVQTATATIGIRGTDFDARLCSGGDCAQESSQVSQPTRPNSVQASAKVAVLRGEVYAHDGGGASRLLATGGAVYAGEQVETRPGAFALLAFRDRSRMALGPNSRMKIENFVFDPKTPAEGSFLVRLARGTLRGLTGLIGKADPRRVGIATATATIGIRGTGFDLSCTGPCAEEGGPPDSGLYLFTWEGTVVVTPEGGAPEEVVETGQGLYIAPGVLQRLVQGFEIDAPRPDGVEIDEDALFSVAPMGDQEGLYVFVRDGHVEIMTASQVLHLGRGEAGFAGLHGEVVRPADMPLFIEFDPVPLPDVENPALYSLLRDLLPAGAGICR encoded by the coding sequence ATGTCTGTCGTTGAACTTCGCTCCGAGGCGGATCGCCACAAGGCGCGCAGGCTCTGGGGGTGGCTGGCCGCGCTGGCGCTGGCCCTGCTCGCCCTCCCGGCGCTGGCGCAACAGCCCGTCGGCCAGGTGGATTTCGTGCGCGGCGTGGGGTTTGCGCAGCTGCCGGGCCAGGTGCCGCGCACGCTGGGCAAGGGGCTGCCGCTGCACGAGGGCGACCGGATCACCACCGCGGCCTCCTCGTTCGCGATCGTGCGGCTCGACGACGGCACGCGCATGACGCTGCGGCCCAATTCCGACCTGGTGCTGCGCACCTACCGCTACCGCGAGAACGCCAGCGACAACTCGCTGGTGATGCAACTGTTCCGCGGCGGCTTCCGCGCGATCACCGGGCTCATCAACAAGAACGCCCCCAACGCCGCGCAGGTGCAGACGGCCACAGCGACCATCGGCATCCGTGGCACCGACTTCGATGCCCGCCTGTGCAGCGGCGGCGACTGCGCGCAGGAGTCCTCGCAGGTCTCGCAGCCGACGCGGCCCAACAGCGTGCAGGCCAGCGCCAAGGTGGCGGTGCTGCGCGGCGAGGTCTACGCGCACGACGGGGGCGGCGCGAGCCGGCTGCTGGCCACCGGCGGCGCGGTCTACGCCGGCGAGCAGGTCGAGACCCGCCCGGGCGCGTTCGCGTTGCTGGCGTTCCGCGACCGCAGCCGCATGGCGCTGGGGCCCAACAGCCGGATGAAGATCGAGAACTTCGTGTTCGATCCGAAGACGCCCGCCGAGGGCTCGTTCCTCGTGCGCCTGGCGCGCGGCACGCTGCGCGGCCTGACCGGCCTGATCGGCAAGGCCGACCCGCGCCGCGTCGGCATCGCCACCGCGACGGCCACCATCGGCATCCGCGGCACCGGCTTCGACCTCAGCTGCACCGGTCCATGTGCCGAGGAGGGCGGCCCGCCCGACAGCGGGCTGTACCTGTTCACCTGGGAGGGCACGGTGGTAGTGACGCCCGAGGGCGGCGCGCCCGAGGAGGTCGTCGAGACCGGACAAGGCCTGTACATTGCACCGGGTGTCCTGCAGCGTCTCGTGCAGGGCTTCGAGATCGACGCGCCGCGCCCGGACGGCGTCGAGATCGACGAGGATGCGCTGTTCAGCGTGGCGCCGATGGGCGACCAGGAAGGGTTGTACGTGTTCGTGCGCGACGGCCACGTCGAGATCATGACCGCCAGCCAGGTCCTGCACCTGGGCCGCGGCGAGGCGGGCTTCGCGGGCCTCCACGGCGAGGTGGTGCGGCCGGCCGACATGCCGCTGTTCATCGAGTTCGATCCGGTACCCTTGCCCGATGTCGAGAACCCCGCGTTGTACAGCCTGCTGCGCGACCTGCTGCCGGCCGGTGCGGGAATCTGTCGCTGA
- a CDS encoding ShlB/FhaC/HecB family hemolysin secretion/activation protein yields the protein MKPYFQSPRVPRPRALPCAVLALAAACSAVRAQQAPAPMPPQPPQAVFPIKGFAINGENPLGSGETSAILAPFLRADATLDVLQRATAALEKALHDRGYSLYRVVLPPQPLADTITLNIVRFTLAKVQLQGNGTHFDDDNVRAALPELREGTSPNLRRLARETAVANENPSRQLVVALRQSEAEDSIDATVRITEQAPWSFGVGWNNHGTSETGRDRFTVSGSYNNLFNRDHVLGMAYTTSLQHPSRVKQVGLTYRAPLYRWGGVAFASYVDSDVTGTFGLDATNTQYDTFRSTAAGHVFKLGYSYYFVPDGGYRSYLTLAWEDKVYKATEIEGVATDQRDRRSRPLSIAYVGRIEAERQLLTYSAELAANLGGGSGNTLSAYRTENDQIDTIHWKALRGSATFFRAMASGWQFLARGQAQWSPDLLLAGEAFGLGGVGSIRGVPDRVLYGDSGASLTLEGITPAWIAGLRGLAFVDAGLIRSDLADLPTRRRKDRLASVGLGLRYEHPRGLHVSAEYGYVVSGSRADPDENPSVPEKGDDKLHVNLSLVF from the coding sequence ATGAAGCCGTATTTCCAGTCTCCCCGGGTGCCGCGGCCCCGTGCGCTGCCGTGCGCCGTGCTGGCGCTGGCAGCCGCCTGCAGCGCTGTCCGGGCCCAGCAGGCACCGGCGCCGATGCCGCCGCAGCCGCCCCAGGCCGTGTTCCCGATCAAGGGGTTCGCGATCAACGGGGAGAACCCGCTGGGCAGCGGCGAGACCAGCGCGATCCTGGCGCCGTTCCTGCGCGCCGATGCGACGCTGGACGTGCTGCAGCGCGCCACCGCCGCGCTCGAGAAGGCCCTGCACGACCGCGGGTACTCGCTGTACCGCGTGGTGCTGCCGCCGCAGCCGCTCGCCGACACGATCACGCTCAACATCGTCCGCTTCACGCTGGCCAAGGTCCAGCTGCAGGGCAACGGCACGCATTTCGACGACGACAACGTGCGTGCCGCGCTGCCCGAGCTGCGCGAGGGCACCTCGCCGAACCTGCGCCGCTTGGCGCGCGAGACCGCCGTGGCCAACGAGAACCCCTCGCGCCAGCTGGTCGTCGCGCTGCGGCAGTCCGAGGCGGAGGACAGCATCGACGCGACGGTGCGCATCACCGAACAGGCGCCCTGGTCGTTCGGGGTGGGCTGGAACAACCACGGCACCTCCGAGACCGGCCGCGACCGCTTCACCGTCAGCGGCAGCTACAACAACCTGTTCAACCGCGACCACGTGCTGGGCATGGCCTACACCACCTCGCTGCAGCACCCCTCGCGCGTCAAGCAGGTCGGCCTGACCTACCGTGCCCCGCTGTACCGCTGGGGCGGGGTGGCGTTCGCCAGCTACGTCGATTCGGACGTCACCGGCACCTTCGGGCTGGACGCCACCAACACGCAGTACGACACCTTCCGCAGCACGGCCGCGGGCCACGTCTTCAAGCTGGGCTATTCGTACTACTTCGTGCCCGATGGCGGCTACCGCTCCTACCTGACCCTGGCCTGGGAAGACAAGGTCTACAAGGCCACCGAGATCGAGGGGGTCGCCACCGACCAGCGCGACCGGCGTTCGCGCCCGCTGTCGATCGCCTATGTCGGGCGCATCGAGGCCGAACGCCAGCTGCTGACCTACAGCGCCGAGCTGGCGGCCAACCTGGGTGGCGGCAGCGGCAACACGCTGTCCGCGTATCGCACGGAAAACGACCAGATCGACACGATCCACTGGAAGGCCCTGCGCGGCAGCGCGACCTTCTTCCGCGCGATGGCCTCGGGCTGGCAGTTCCTGGCCCGCGGGCAGGCGCAGTGGAGCCCGGACCTGCTGCTGGCCGGCGAGGCCTTCGGCCTGGGCGGCGTCGGCTCCATCCGCGGCGTGCCCGACCGGGTGCTGTACGGCGACTCCGGCGCCTCGCTCACGCTCGAGGGCATCACGCCGGCGTGGATCGCCGGCCTGCGCGGGCTGGCCTTCGTCGATGCCGGCCTGATCCGCAGCGACCTGGCCGATCTGCCGACGCGCCGCCGCAAGGACCGCCTGGCCAGCGTGGGGCTGGGCCTGCGCTACGAACACCCCAGAGGCCTGCACGTCAGTGCGGAATACGGCTACGTGGTCAGCGGCAGCCGGGCGGATCCGGATGAAAATCCGTCCGTTCCGGAGAAAGGCGACGACAAGCTGCACGTCAACCTTTCGCTCGTTTTCTGA
- a CDS encoding gamma-butyrobetaine hydroxylase-like domain-containing protein: MAGLQPDTPTPTAITVHQQSRQLEVQFSDGASFRIPFELMRVYSPSAEVQGHGPGQEVLQTGKRDVGIVALEPVGNYAVQPTFSDGHDSGIYTWEYLYRLGAEQDRLWREYLERLEAAGLDRDAPMPPAAGPACGHAH; encoded by the coding sequence ATGGCCGGCCTGCAACCCGACACCCCGACGCCCACCGCCATCACCGTGCACCAGCAGTCACGACAGCTGGAAGTGCAGTTCAGCGACGGGGCCTCCTTCCGCATCCCGTTCGAGCTGATGCGGGTGTATTCGCCCTCGGCCGAGGTCCAGGGCCACGGGCCCGGCCAGGAGGTGCTGCAGACCGGCAAGCGTGACGTCGGCATCGTCGCGCTGGAGCCGGTCGGCAACTACGCGGTGCAGCCGACCTTCAGCGACGGCCACGACTCCGGCATCTACACCTGGGAGTACCTCTACCGCCTCGGCGCCGAGCAGGACCGCCTGTGGCGGGAGTACCTCGAGCGCCTCGAGGCCGCCGGCCTCGACCGCGACGCGCCGATGCCGCCGGCTGCCGGCCCGGCGTGCGGCCATGCTCACTAG
- the ubiE gene encoding bifunctional demethylmenaquinone methyltransferase/2-methoxy-6-polyprenyl-1,4-benzoquinol methylase UbiE translates to MSTTHFGFQTVEESEKARRVRGVFDSVASRYDLMNDLMSAGLHRAWKAYTVAVSGVREGHRVLDIAAGTGDLTRAFARRVGANGCVVHTDINENMLRVGRDRMLDEGLVLPTAICDAETLPFPSNSFDIVSVAFGLRNMTHKDRALAEMCRVLKPGGKLLVLEFSKVVKPLEKAYDWYSFNVLPRLGQWIAGDAQSYRYLAESIRMHPDQQELKRMMKAAGFGHVDVHNLTGGVVALHVGIKC, encoded by the coding sequence ATGAGTACCACCCATTTCGGTTTCCAGACCGTCGAAGAATCAGAAAAGGCCCGCCGCGTGCGTGGGGTGTTCGATTCCGTCGCCTCGCGCTACGACCTGATGAACGACCTGATGTCGGCCGGCCTGCACCGGGCCTGGAAGGCCTACACGGTGGCCGTCTCCGGCGTGCGCGAGGGACACCGCGTGCTGGACATCGCTGCCGGCACCGGCGACCTGACCCGCGCCTTCGCACGCCGCGTCGGCGCGAACGGCTGCGTGGTCCACACCGACATCAACGAGAACATGCTGCGCGTCGGGCGCGACCGCATGCTCGACGAGGGCCTGGTGCTGCCGACGGCCATCTGCGACGCCGAGACGCTGCCGTTCCCGTCCAACAGCTTCGACATCGTCAGCGTGGCCTTCGGCCTGCGCAACATGACGCACAAGGACCGCGCCCTGGCCGAGATGTGCCGCGTGCTCAAGCCGGGCGGCAAGCTGCTGGTGCTGGAGTTCTCCAAGGTCGTCAAGCCGCTCGAGAAGGCCTACGACTGGTATTCGTTCAACGTGCTGCCGCGCCTGGGGCAATGGATCGCGGGCGACGCCCAGAGCTACCGCTACCTGGCCGAGTCGATCCGCATGCACCCGGACCAGCAGGAGCTCAAGCGCATGATGAAGGCCGCGGGCTTCGGCCACGTCGACGTGCACAACCTGACCGGCGGCGTGGTGGCGCTGCACGTCGGCATCAAGTGTTGA
- a CDS encoding TIM44-like domain-containing protein, with the protein MITSKLAAFCLAALMALASAVQARPAAGQETDAAGVVREAEVQRQDVQALPPLARTVDGEPGMVAGLATGLGVAGWLHGFGVGPQAAGWFSMALGAVLLLSLAWGVWRYVRRPALRAASLSFPSAGTGTARTSSFASSHYEPATLAPESTVHYGPESVADVAGQTGEFRWGVPEGFDTDAFLRTAKRNFVLLQEAWDHADLETLRSLMTDEMLAHIRQQLAERGDQPNRTDVVTLSAEMLGVEDVGAGYIASVEFSGMIREEISAGASPFREIWNLTRPKDGSTGWLLAGVQALD; encoded by the coding sequence ATGATCACCTCCAAGCTTGCCGCCTTCTGCCTGGCCGCCCTGATGGCCCTGGCGTCGGCGGTGCAGGCCCGGCCGGCGGCCGGCCAGGAAACCGATGCGGCCGGTGTGGTGCGCGAGGCGGAGGTGCAGCGCCAGGACGTGCAGGCCCTGCCGCCCCTGGCACGCACGGTCGACGGCGAGCCCGGCATGGTCGCAGGGCTGGCGACCGGGCTGGGGGTGGCCGGATGGCTGCACGGCTTCGGCGTCGGCCCGCAGGCGGCCGGCTGGTTCTCGATGGCGCTGGGGGCCGTGCTGCTGCTGTCGCTGGCCTGGGGCGTGTGGCGCTACGTGCGGCGCCCGGCACTGCGCGCCGCGTCGTTGTCGTTCCCGTCGGCGGGGACCGGGACGGCCCGCACCTCCTCGTTTGCCTCGAGCCATTACGAGCCGGCGACGCTGGCACCGGAATCGACCGTGCACTACGGCCCCGAAAGCGTCGCCGACGTGGCCGGACAGACCGGCGAGTTCCGCTGGGGCGTGCCCGAGGGCTTCGACACCGATGCGTTCCTGCGCACGGCAAAGCGTAACTTTGTGCTGTTGCAGGAGGCCTGGGACCACGCCGACCTCGAGACGCTGCGTTCGCTGATGACCGACGAGATGCTGGCGCACATCCGCCAGCAGCTCGCCGAGCGGGGCGACCAGCCCAACCGCACCGACGTGGTGACGCTGAGCGCCGAGATGCTCGGCGTCGAGGACGTCGGCGCGGGCTACATCGCCAGCGTGGAGTTCTCCGGCATGATCCGCGAGGAGATCTCCGCCGGCGCTTCCCCTTTTCGCGAGATCTGGAATCTCACCCGGCCGAAGGACGGTTCTACCGGCTGGCTGCTGGCGGGCGTGCAGGCGCTCGACTGA
- a CDS encoding EpsD family peptidyl-prolyl cis-trans isomerase: MRRAAVAAAVISALLAAGCGERGSDKPASQVAAKVNKGEISVHQINFVLQRQHGLKQEQAEAASKAVLEKLIDQELAVQRAAEMKLDRDPRVVQALEAARREILARFYLEKVAEAAAKPTPEEIKAYYDNKPALFRERRVYNLQEVAIKAEPDRLPEIEQRLKAATSSAEFLEYLKASGIDFAVNQAARAAEQLPLGLLDAFHELKDGQALMVPSPSGAQAIFVLASREMPVDEVRARPAIEQFILNERKRKLIEEDMKALRASAQIEYLGKFADAGAAGGAAAAAPAAPTATDASRVTTTDADDDAAAINKGLSGIK, encoded by the coding sequence ATGCGCCGTGCTGCCGTGGCAGCCGCCGTGATCTCCGCGCTGTTGGCCGCCGGGTGTGGCGAGCGTGGCAGCGACAAGCCCGCGAGCCAGGTGGCGGCGAAGGTCAATAAGGGCGAGATCTCCGTCCACCAGATCAACTTCGTCCTGCAGCGCCAGCACGGCCTCAAGCAGGAGCAGGCCGAAGCCGCAAGCAAGGCGGTGCTGGAGAAGCTGATCGACCAGGAGCTCGCCGTGCAGCGGGCCGCCGAGATGAAGCTCGATCGCGACCCGCGCGTCGTGCAGGCCCTGGAGGCCGCGCGGCGCGAGATCCTCGCGCGCTTCTACCTGGAGAAGGTGGCCGAGGCGGCGGCAAAGCCCACGCCCGAGGAGATCAAGGCCTACTACGACAACAAGCCGGCGCTGTTCCGCGAGCGGCGCGTCTACAACCTCCAGGAGGTGGCGATCAAGGCCGAGCCGGACCGCCTGCCCGAGATCGAGCAGCGGCTCAAGGCCGCGACGTCCAGCGCCGAGTTCCTCGAGTACCTGAAGGCCAGCGGCATCGACTTTGCCGTCAATCAGGCCGCGCGTGCGGCCGAGCAGCTGCCGCTGGGCCTGCTGGATGCGTTCCACGAGCTCAAGGACGGCCAGGCGCTGATGGTGCCGTCCCCCTCCGGCGCGCAGGCCATCTTCGTGCTGGCCTCGCGCGAGATGCCGGTCGACGAGGTGCGCGCGCGTCCGGCGATCGAGCAGTTCATCCTCAACGAACGCAAGCGCAAGCTGATCGAGGAGGACATGAAGGCGCTGCGCGCCAGCGCGCAGATCGAGTACCTCGGCAAGTTCGCCGATGCAGGCGCGGCAGGCGGGGCCGCCGCAGCGGCGCCTGCGGCACCCACGGCGACCGATGCCTCCCGGGTGACCACC